The Cyprinus carpio isolate SPL01 chromosome A9, ASM1834038v1, whole genome shotgun sequence genome window below encodes:
- the LOC109102234 gene encoding mediator of RNA polymerase II transcription subunit 4, with product MRKRGQTVMAAAEKPTKEKLLSTLDDIEVLSRELIEMLALSRTQKLPQPGEDTEILELLVQRDKEFQELMQTAVEQGRVHQEMQALEKEVEKRDSDIQQLQKQLKEAEHILATAVYQAKEKLKSIDKARKGSISSEEIIKYAHRISASNAVCAPLNWVPGDPRRPYPTDLEMRSGILGNMSNMSTNGVNGHLPGDALAAGRLPDILTPQYPWQSADVSMGILPPHHGNDFGLEPPGHNKENEDDVEAMSTDSSSSSSDSD from the exons ATGCGCAAGAGAGGACAGACTGTCATGGCGGCGGCGGAGAAACCCACGAAAGAGAAGCTTTTATCCACTCTGGATGATATTGAAGTTTTATCCAG AGAGCTGATCGAGATGCTGGCGCTGTCCAGGACACAGAAGCTGCCCCAGCCTGGAGAGGACACAGAG ATACTGGAGCTGCTGGTTCAGAGAGATAAAGAGTTCCAGGAGCTCATGCAGACGGCGGTGGAGCAGGGCAGAGTGCACCAGGAGATGCAGGCGCTGGAGAAGGAAGTCGAGAAGAGAGACAGCGATATCCAGCAACTCCAGAAACAGCTCAAAGAGGCTGAGCATATACTG GCCACTGCTGTCTACCAAGCCAAAGAAAAACTGAAGTCTATTGACAAGGCCAGAAAAG GTAGTATCTCTTCAGAGGAGATCATCAAATACGCTCACAGGATCAGTGCCAGTAATGCGGTGTGTGCTCCTCTCAACTGGGTTCCAG gtGATCCCCGCAGGCCGTACCCCACGGATCTGGAGATGCGCAGTGGAATACTGGGTAACATGAGCAACATGTCCACCAACGGAGTGAACGGGCACCTGCCTGGAGACGCACTGGCTGCTGGGAGATTACCAG ATATTCTAACCCCACAATATCCTTGGCAGTCCGCTGATGTTTCCATGGGGATTCTGCCTCCTCACCATGGCAACGATTTTGGCCTGGAGCCACCTGGTCATAACAAGGAAAATGAAGATGATGTTGAGGCCATGTCAACAGATTCCTCCAGCAGCAGCAGTGACtcagactga
- the LOC109102724 gene encoding integral membrane protein 2B-like codes for MVKVSFNKALAFKDPKKENLIPDVQDPEAAVLVRPQSKVWCWCFCLGLALILSGVVMGGAFLYRYYVLEVQGIMDGRVDERKDGHNFLQMEYQDIVCDMEYFEEDFDEEVDVEAPLMLLEENVSFFEDDEVELIKVPLPEFKNSDPAGILHDFSMKLTAYLDLNLDKCYIITLNTSIVMPPRDFQEFLVNIKAGMYLPQTYLMREEMIVTERLDSTSDLGYYINDLCKDKDTYRLQRRDIILGMQKREALNCHKIRHFENKFVVETLICEP; via the exons ATGGTTAAAGTTTCTTTTAACAAGGCTCTCGCCTTCAAGGACCCAAAGAAGGAAAATCTCATTCCTGATGTACAG GATCCTGAGGCAGCGGTGTTGGTGCGTCCGCAGTCTAAGGTGTGGTGCTGGTGCTTCTGTCTGGGATTGGCTCTCATCCTCTCTGGTGTAGTGATGGGAGGAGCCTTCCTGTATAGATACTATGTGCTTGAG GTTCAGGGGATCATGGATGGCAGAGTGGATGAGAGGAAGGATGGACATAACTTTTTGCAAATG GAGTATCAGGATATTGTCTGTGATATGGAGTACTTTGAGGAAGACTTTGATGAGGAGGTGGACGTTGAGGCTCCGCTGATGCTGCTTGAAGAGAATGTGAGCTTTTTCGAAGACGATGAGGTGGAGCTCATCAAAGTACCACTCCCCGAATTCAAAAACAGCGATCCAGCTGGCATCCTGCATGACTTCTCCATG AAACTGACTGCTTATCTCGACCTGAATCTGGACAAATGCtacatcatcaccctgaacacctcTATCGTCATGCCGCCCAGAGATTTCCAAGAGTTCCTGGTCAACATCAAG GCAGGAATGTATCTTCCTCAGACGTACCTTATGCGAGAAGAGATGATAGTTACTGAGAGGCTGGACAGCACCAGTGATCTGGGCTATTACATCAATGACCTGTGCAAAGACAAAGACACGTACAGACTCCAGCGCCGAGACATCATACTGG GTATGCAGAAACGTGAAGCTCTGAACTGCCACAAGATCCGCCATTTTGAAAACAAGTTTGTTGTGGAGACTTTGATCTGTGAGCCATGA